The sequence actattttttacattgttgatgtgtgtttatattatattatattaacactttaaatgcaaaatgcaaattcTATTGCTTGGAGTTTTTCTAAATCTATTCCATTCAAGCACTGTTTGTAATTGGCAGTAATTTctctcattttaaaaatgttatttagatgaaacatttttttttttaatctgaagcaCTTGAAGTCCCATTTTTACACCAAATGGACCTACTTTAGCTGAAGCATTGACAATTTCGGCCCTCGTGGGAAGACCTGCGATTCGTTTAAATGGATCATCCTGCCCTTGAGCTCTGGGAGTGTTAGCAATAGTTGCGCTCAACATAGCCTATCCACCTATTTTTCATCTAAGAATGGCCACAGCCATttgttaattcaattaaattggcTTCCATtgtcattcataaaaataaaaaaaggtgaaaaatatataatttgacgTACTGGCTCACGTCCCATTCATTTACCTgagaggaagtttttttttacctatattgCAGCCAGGGGGTGATCGAAATGTTTTGGCAAAACATGTCTGAAGTCAGAATTCAGATAGATCTTTATTACAAAGTGTTTACACACTGGTTTGATTCCATTCCGGCGAAAAACCTAGGACTTGTAGGTTTTTTCGTCTTGACCCAAGGATTCCTTTGGTATAAGACATAAATTACTGTGTAACTTATTTCTGAATATTTACAAACAGTCTGATCGTTTGAGCTTTGTATGCATAAGGTAGGTGATTGCTATCATATTTCTGAAAAATCCCAGGTATGTACTGCTGTAGCTTTGAGACCTCTGTGGGAAGGATCTACACTGCAAGTAAGCTGGAATTCACAAATGAGCAGGGCTAATACAGAAatcctttaaatgtaattaattatggCTTTGAATGACACTGGACATAATAATGACAATTTCAAAGTTGTTTTCTTATTgaacttatttttcagtttttggtgTTAAGTTGAACAAATTTGCTACAGTTTTAATAATCCAGTCTGTTACTTAACAGAATAGATAGTTCCACCACACTGGATTCAGGGTTAGCTATGACCTAATGGTTAAAGAGTCTGACTTGTCTGACCCGAGTCAGAACTATGATGTGAAGATTAGCCCAAAGCCCGGCCCGAGGAGAGTAAAAAAGTTCGAATGCATGTTAATATAGAAACATGCACACAGAATAACACTCATTCAATGCTTCTTTATTGCACTTTGTGTATTCTGCTTATTGTATATCAGTGGAACATACCAACTGGGGAAGACCTAATAACTGAACCATTCACTACAAATACTACAAGCAGGGCGTCACTGAAAATGAGTGTTTGAGTTTGTTTAAAGAAACTGGACCAACCAACTGGACCGGCTTGAACTGATGCACTGCCAACTTCAGCTCGAGCCATTGCTCCAACTCCGGTCACACCGATTTCAGCACCAGCTGAGGCATTTGGGCCTTCAAGATTGAGTTCAGCATGAGTTCCTCCaactcctgctcctgctcctgcatAGGCTCCAACTTTTCCAGGAAGTCCTGCATATACTCCAGCTTCAGCATGGGAACCTTCTGCATGGACATCAACAAAAAGCTTTGTATGAATTTATgccatttttaaatgaacattagaAAATTATGAGTTTTACAAGTGGGTTTTAATAAACCTTAAGCTGTAAATTTTGTCAGTTCAGTCCGAGATCTTATTTGCCTACAAAATCCTCCACACAAAGGACATAAAAGGACTCAAAAGAAAGACCCTGCTTCATTTTCATAGCATGTtagtattaatatgtattttacatattactgtcaatcgattaaaaataacaaattaatgaaaatttttctgtaattaattctgATTAATTGCACCTACGTaacattaaaaattgtaatagcttatatttttataatgcaataCATATTTTGACAATGAAACTCCAAAATAAATTTAGGGACAATATAAAGCCctgcttatttatttacttattcatttatttgtttacacattaaTTTTCACAATATGTGCTCCCTTGAGATTTTccttataattttgtattttatttacatttatgacaaaaaatttggtctgtggtaaacataacttAATGATATGTCATGTTTTGTACAACATAAACTGCACGTGCTCACAGCACAAACATTCTTATTTTTCACagtcttaatattatttttacaattaggctatatatattttaaaattgaaaaaatgtcCTCAGCTAGGGTCCCCCTGTGAATCATTTCCACcagtgcaaataataataaataaaaaagtcccaaaaagctgtggtttacagtttATTTCTAACAGCTGAAGGGAGTTGTTTGGCACAATGTATAGTAAAATATAGATATCACTAAATGTAGTCTAGAGTTTTTTCATTGATGCTAAATATCCCCCCTATTCCTTAAGTTGGAAGTAAGCTTATGGGAGAGACTTCAGTTTCATTGGCCGCTATAGGTAAATTTATGTGTAGTAAACAATGTGTCCTTAATTATGAtatcagattaaaataatatgataggacACATTCattgtcaatatcaagcagcaaaacaaacagTTTTGTAAAGCTTAAAATAGCTGGACACAAATAagacccatagaatttacaaatggcaaCGCCCATTTTTACATCAGGAACAAGATGGATAGACCAATTTTTAATATGTACTTACCATGTCCATGGTTGGAAAGTGCCATTTTAGAGTGtcacaattttttataattcGGTAGTTCTTCGATTGAGCATCACAGTTGTCTTAGGTTGAGCTGTGTTTTGGTCAGGGTTGCTGCTTGATTTATATAGGACACCAATGGAAAGTAAAAGCAAAAAGTGAGAAGACCTGTAATGCATAAACACACTACCCCACGGTCATCTTTGTGCTCCCCTTTTGGatcaaaacatatataaaatccCCCTCACAGTCATGTGACCTGGTGCCAGGGCTGCACCCTGCCCTTGAGCACTTGAAGTGTTAACAGTAAAACGAGTACAGTATAGCCTATCCACCAGGACTCACATCCAGTTATTTTTAGCTGATcaaaatagattatatatatatatatatatatatatatatatatatatatatatatatatatatatatatatatattttatgtattactttaatgtattgtcttaattataaacacactggtttgtaatgCAAATAGTTTCACCATTCACtgcactttttattattttatttattaatttttttaccatTTACTTTGTTTCTTGGAAATTGGAAATCTCACATATTATCAGAAACAGTACTTCTGAAGTGAAAAATAAGGCTACTGTATTGAGCCTACTTTATTgagtgaattttcttttttagaatGTTAGTGATTTACTTATCTATTTTATCTGAATAATACTCAGCAACTGAATTTCTGTCAATGAAGAAATATTGCCTAAAAAATGATGTAGTTACATCTACCAGGTGCATAAGTGGTGAAATTCAACTTGCTCCTTATAGCTTTCTTTTTAGTGCAGAATGGTTAAGGTAATACTTTAAGATCCAAAATCCATtattcacttgtgtgtgtgtgtgtgtgtatgtatgtgaatTAAGTCTGACTTATTACTCTTTAAGAAGTAGAAATAAACTGTTTGTCTTtgcagtgttcctgtagctcaattggtagaccCATTGCCAGGGTATCAGATAAACATATCTGGAGATACTATCTGATCCTTGGATTTAACTGTAAATCCCCCTATAATGGCTTATCATTTGATACTTGTGGGTAGGGTTACTTtgcaaaaacatatattataagaGTTTAAATAGTTTTGAAAGAGGTGTTTGCTTTTGCTTCAGATGCGTAATGTTTTGCATGTTGTCTGCATGTTTTGTGGTTTGTGTGTAGAGTTCTGAGAAAAGAAGCcataaagggatcatatgatgggATTTctagtttttctttctcttttgtgttacaagctgtttgtgaatagaccaaagactaaagtctcaaacccaaagagatattcttaataaaagtttaaactCATCAATGCCAAAGTATATTTAACAATTTCACATGCTCTTTCATGCCTAGAAAAGCTTGGGGATTCCCTGCAGAGAATGAAAGTGAAACAGTTCATCCACATAGAGAATTCAGTGTTTGCATTCAGTCCCAGTGGGTGTTAGTGTTAGTCATTCTGAGTCATTAGGGGATTTCCAGTCAATTTAATCAGCCTGGAATTTTCTGGGATGAGAAGTTGTAAATGTACCAGTAAATTACCATTTTGATTCTAGTGTGAACATCCatccattcataaaaaatatgttttcaaaagGCATGTCATAGAAGAATCATTactggttccccaaagaaccttttagtatacagttcttaaaatatatattttttttagtgtgaagACCATTTTGAAGAccataatcttaaaataaattttctttCACTGACGGGTAGGTTTGGGTAAGGGGATagaaatacagtttgtacagtataaaaataatttatcttatggaatgtccccataaaGATAGAAATACCTGTGAATGTGTGCAGAATATTGTTTAGAAATCTTAAATGCTCTTCCCCACTTCATtcgtaataaaataaaagttctttattggtattgatggttccataaagaacctttaacatccattgaaTCTTTCATTTGCACAAAGTTATTTATAGCAAGGCACTGTGTTTGTTTAAATGTGGGTTAATGTTTGAATTGGAGCAGAGATGCACTGATCGACCATGGGTCATAATGAATtgattggattattattatttattttttttcaaaatctgtAACGATGTCCTCTTATAATTCTGTTCACGTGGGGTGACAGATTTCCAGACATCTCAGTTAAGCAGCACATTGAGAGTGAAGGTAATGCTCTTCAGTGGCTGATTCAGGAATGCAGGAACAGATATCATGTATTTGACAACACAAACCAGAATAACTGAGGTCAAGTCACAGAGCTGCTCCAGAAGATTGATGGATGGTGGCAGAAAACAGTTTGTTCATTAATTAAGTTTGAAAAatcatgtcacatggactattttaataatgtccatgctttgtttctgggtctgggaatgTCTaggttacatatggtaaccctctttccctgaaggagggaacagagacgtgcAGTTTTGGAAATGCAGAATGGAAAGCATGACCGCAATTAGGCATCTTCAGGAGTCTTCTCAGCGAGACAAACACCACTCGATGAACATGTTCCACTTAAAGGCATAAGCATGTCTCATAGGTGGTGCTCTTGCCAAAGTAATGGCGTTCACTACCTCCTGAAGTAGGTTACCTAGAACCTcggcgtcccgtccagggaccaggCATGGGAGTTTTCAAAGGTCTGGATGCTGGTGCTAAACgttgccccgtctctgagtctgtagatccttcctcagagtaattggccaaggaggggctgtcgttAGAAGCGCTAGTTCAGGGAACCAGGTCCAAGAGGGCCAATACAGCGCCACTAGCAAGACTTACTCTTTGTCCTCCTTActctttgcacagtgtctgtgcgagaaggctcactgggggaaacgcatattTGCATAGGCCCtgcagccagctgtgtgccagtgtgtcGGTGCCAACTGCCCCTCAgtcagggagtagaacaactggcattgagaggtctctggagaagcgaacaggtctacctgagtggATCCAAatgtctccaaatcagctggaccatcagggAATGAAGTCGCCATTGCTTTAGAAAGCTTGTTGGCTGTACGGTTGAGCCGGCCCAGAATGTGAAGAGCACAAAGTGATTTCAGAACCTTtccgactccaaaggaggaggtggcgggcgagttgcgacATGTGACAGGAGTGCAGACCATGTTGTCAGGTTGACGTACGTAATGGTCGCTGTCTTGCCCGTTCAGACCAGCATGTGCTTGCCTAGTAAGCAACCTCTGAGGCAGTTCAGAGCAAGGCATACTGCTAACAACTCATTGATGGTTAATGCAGCTGCAGGCccatccaaacccctgagacCGCATGCCTGTTTTACGTGATCCCCAGCTGGTGGTGGAGAcatccgtgtaaaccacagcatgccttgAGATCTGTTCTAGGGAAGACCCCTGCTCAGAGGAACATACGATCTGACCACAGGTTGATGGTTTGTCGACAGACCGGTGTAGTGTGAACCCGGTGAATACCACTCTTCCATGCACACCTCTGGACTaagccataaagccagtgctggagcagTGTAAGTGCCGCTGCGGCTGCCGTACACCCCAGGAGCCTTTGAAAAAGTTTTAGTAGTGCCACTGTCCTGTCCTTGAACATATTCCTCTGTAAGGCACCTTGTCTGTTCGACTGAATCCAAGTCCATAttgagaaaagagatcctctgcatcggtgagagtttgctcttttcccagttgaccagAAGGTCCAACAGGCTGAGATGCCGGAGCACCAGGTtactgtgctcgcacaactgatcctgTGATTGTGTTAGTATCAGCCATTCATGTAGATAGTTGACAATGTGAACACCCTGCTCAGGGACAGCcagaagggcaggaccttgtacagATCCAAGATCGGTCATAACCCACcacctttcttgggtacaatgaagtaaaAACCTGTCCTCATTTCAGCTGGAGGGACCAGCTCTATCGCGTTAGGTACTTTAATAAAtatccctcctggtggaatgacctgcccaactcaatccgagcagctgagtccttagccatcttcaagaatctgcttaaaacccatctcttccattttcatttgaccctctaactttagcacccACTTTGTTACAACTAACTCAGAGCCATAACAAGCCATAGGAGACCATGCCACGAACAAAcagtacataaaatacatttattgtgtaTCCAACAACAAAACCCAAATATGGGGTGTGTGAATGTCAGTATCAGTAGTGTAGGGCAGATGCATGGATGTGTGATGTGTATGAGTGCAAGTGTTGAGTGTAACAGAAGACATAAACTTAAACAAAATCAAATGTGCATCGGTGAAGAATGCTGGCGTCTGCCACCACATTGTCCCGCCCCTTGATATGCCGAAAGTCTAAGGTGTAAGACTGGAAATGAAGAGCCCAGCACATCAACCGTTGGTTAGGTGTCTGTAAAGTGCTAAGGAAAGTAAGTGGATTATGGTCGGAGAAAACTACCACTGGACCAGATCCCAGATACACACTAAAATGCTGCAACGCCCAAATAAGCTCAAGTGTTTCTTTTTCTATGACGGAGTATTTTAACTGATGACGATTAAATTTCTTAGAAAAGAAACCTACAGGTTTGTTAATCCCTCCCCCCCCATCATCCTTCTGCGGTAACACTGCACAAGCCCCAACCATGCTGGCATCCACCACCAGATGAAATTCACGATCCCATCGAGGTGCCACTAGAACCAGAGCATTTGAGATTAGAGCTTTAACCCTCTCGAAGGACTGCTGGCATACCAGAGACCACACATACTTGGCTTTTCCTCTCAGAGGATCTGTTAAAGGTGCGACCACTGTAGAGAAATTCCTACAGAAACACCTATAGTAGCCCACCATACCGAGAAATCTCATAAGCTCCTTCTCTGTCGTTGGTGATGGAAAGTCATCAATTGCACACACTTTAGCATGCACCGGTCTCACCGAACCCTGACCTACAACATGTCCCAAATAGACCACCGTGGTTTTATCAAATTCACATTTTGCCAAATTCACTGTTAACCTAGCTTGAGCTAGACGCACAAACAAAGCTTTAACATGCTCCAGATGCTGTTCCAGGCAATCTGCATATACCACCACATCATCCAAATACACTGCACATCCTTCCAGGTCACACACCACCAAGTCCATTAGGCGCTGGAAAGCTGCTGCCGCATTTCTCAAACCAAAAGGCATGACATTATAAGAGTACAGCCCACCTGGTGTAATAAAAGACGCAATCTCCCTTGCCCTTTCTGTCAGTGGCACCTGCCAGTAACCTTTAAGTAAATCCAGCTTAGTCATGAACTTTGCCCCCCCCCCACTTGATTAACACAATCCTCCATACGAGGTAAAGGCTTAGTGACCGTATTCACTTTACGAAAATCTGTACAAAACCGAGATGTATTGTCTGACTTTGGGACCAAGAGACAGGGTGACACCCAACTAGAATCAGAGGGAACTGCTATCTTATTCTGAACCATGTACTTAATCTCAGCCTCCAAGTTTTTACGCTTCTCTGGGTGAACATGATAACATCTTTGCCTAATTGGCTTTGCCTCCCCCACATCCCCCACTaaatctattctttaaaaaaaaaaatctacctttctaatcttttgtatttcttttcttttaattcattatacaattatatataaaagaCCTCAATCATTAGCTTGCTCTATTATAtctgtttttgttgttaattattacattatttaaaagcccttgctacgtgtactgcatttaaactgagacttgttatatcacttataaatcattgcactttttgttgtttttgattgcttccattgtcctcatttgtaagtcgctttggataaaagcgtctgctaaatgactaactgtaaatgtaaaaatcctaTGGATACTGACTAAATATCTTGTATGTGTTTTGGCTTTAATAAGATTTCCCCAATAAATGAGCAGTTGCACATGATTCCTGTACTTTCTGTCAACAAAGCACTTGAATGTGATGAAGTTGTAACTGCAATATCAAAAGTGGGAAGTAATAATTGTCAATAGCACGTGAACGCTGCTTTAACAGCTGACTATAAGATTCGGTGTTTGTCACATTTTCTATGGCTGCAATGCATTAGAAACGAAGGAAAATGGAACAAGGTAAGGTTCAGTTTGGTAAGATGATAAATATCTTTTCTTTTggataaatacaaaaacattctttATTGTAAAAGTTggaatataataattacatagtcattttacatatatttcatattttgaaagGAAGTTGTAGTTTGATTTTCCAATGTCCTCATGTTTGATTTCTGACAGAAATAAGAGCTGTTGTTCTGGGGTGGCAGAAATCTGACAAAGCCTCAGTGATAAACAGCATTTTAGGTGATAAAGTTGAGCTGGATAAATACTTTGTGAAATCTGTGAGGAAAGATGGTGAAGTGAACGGAAGGAAGATATCCCTGATTAATACTCCATGTTGGTGGGAGAATTATGATTTGCAAGACTCACCAGAGGCTGTTAAACAAGAGCTGGTTTGCAGTGTTTTCCTGTGTGAACCAGGACCTCACGTCTTTCTGCTGGTCATTAATCTCAGTTTGCCTTTTACTGAAGAAAACAGACTCACCATCGAGAAGCACCTTAGTCTCTTTGGTGAGAAAATCTGGAGACACACAATAGTGTTGCTTACTCAAAGAGATTCAGTGAAGAGCTCAGATCTTCAGCGGATCATACAGAGATGTGGAGAAAGATATCATGtctttgattttgaaaataaaagtgttgGAGTCAAAGATCTACTTGACAAGATTGATGATGTTGTGGCAGCAAACAATGCAAAGCATTTTGAAACACATGATGACATGCTGCTTGACATTCAGAGAAAGAGggatgaaaatgaaagaagagCAAAAGCCAGACAAGAAAAAGTTCAGGAAAAAGGAGACCTACTGAAAGAAATAAGTAAGTCATACATGTTTATACCAGTCAAACGTTTGGATTTATGTTAATTCGTGAATATTTAGAGGAGTTTTAAAAGTGAAATTCAAATCCAAGAGAGTGTGTCACATGTTTTGATTACCACAATCTTTCCCATACTTCCTTTTGTGTTACTTCAGAGTTTCCatactgtgatttaaaaaaattaaaggttAAAAGTAGAATTACTAAATGTGTTCAAATGTCTAACTGGTAGAGCAAATTGGAAACATGCAAGTATCAAAACattgctttaattatttttttgttttgtttttttccttaaaGACGCTGTGGCTCCGCTTTCAGAACTAAGAATTGTTCTGCTGGGTTGGATTATGTCTGGAAAGAGTTCAACTGTTAACACCATCTTCAATCATGAAATATTTCCAATACGAAGAACTCAAAAGTGTACAAGTTACACTGGTGTAGTGAATGGCAGATCAGTAACTGTGTTGGACACTCCAGGCTGGTGGAAGTATTTCTCATGTAAAGTCAACCCAGAAAATGCACGGGCTTCAATCTTGAAGAGTGTAGGTCAGTCACGACATATGCAGTTCCCTCACGCCATGATCTTGGTGGTTCCTATTGATACTTCATTCAAGAATGAACAGAAAAGAATCATTACAGAGTATATGGTCGCTTTTGGAGATCATGTCTGGAGACACACCATAGTTCTGTTCACGTGGGGCGACAGATTTCCAGACATCTCAATCGAGCAGCACATTGAGAGTGAAGGTGATGCTCTTCAGTGGCTGATTCAGAAATGCAGGAACAGATATCACGTCTTTGACAATACAAACAAGAATAACCAAAATCAAGTCACAGATCTTCTCCAGGAGATTGATGAGATGGTGGCAGAAAACAGTCTGTTCTCCCTCAATCCTCAATGTGCTGCAGAAGAATACATTCATGATGCTGACACACAACAAGATGAAGACATAAGTCTGGATGATGACCGTGTGCTGAAGTTACTACAGCAGGagtttaacaacaggtttaagGAGATCAAAAGTCGACTAAAACACTTAGGGATGGATTTCACTGGATGTACAGAGACCAGAAGTTGCCGTAGCATTTCAGAACCTCTAGACTGTAAGTTTACACACTCCAAGCACCCTCGTTACACAGTGCTagttttatttttgcactttttttatgGCTAGATTCAAAATTAGCTACTGAATTACTTCTCAGAAGACATCTTTAAATTTTAATGAGTTAGGATGTCTTTGAGCACCCTGTGCCCTCTTCTCTCTTTCAGTCTCAGCTGATGAGAAACTCAAGGAAAAGATTAGGACAGAAGGAAGCAGATGGGAAGTAACTTTAATGGACACGTTCTTGAACAATCAGAATCCTGAACCATCGTTGGGTGAGTTATTAAGCTTTTTAAGAATACCTGCTTTCTTGATCTACTGTAGATTTTCATTGTTTGAAggacatttttttcttaatatttatacagcataaaataaaactaattaattttattgccAGTGATCACATT is a genomic window of Carassius auratus strain Wakin unplaced genomic scaffold, ASM336829v1 scaf_tig00035708, whole genome shotgun sequence containing:
- the LOC113082119 gene encoding GTPase IMAP family member 8-like, giving the protein MEQEIRAVVLGWQKSDKASVINSILGDKVELDKYFVKSVRKDGEVNGRKISLINTPCWWENYDLQDSPEAVKQELVCSVFLCEPGPHVFLLVINLSLPFTEENRLTIEKHLSLFGEKIWRHTIVLLTQRDSVKSSDLQRIIQRCGERYHVFDFENKSVGVKDLLDKIDDVVAANNAKHFETHDDMLLDIQRKRDENERRAKARQEKVQEKGDLLKEINAVAPLSELRIVLLGWIMSGKSSTVNTIFNHEIFPIRRTQKCTSYTGVVNGRSVTVLDTPGWWKYFSCKVNPENARASILKSVGQSRHMQFPHAMILVVPIDTSFKNEQKRIITEYMVAFGDHVWRHTIVLFTWGDRFPDISIEQHIESEGDALQWLIQKCRNRYHVFDNTNKNNQNQVTDLLQEIDEMVAENSLFSLNPQCAAEEYIHDADTQQDEDISLDDDRVLKLLQQEFNNRFKEIKSRLKHLGMDFTGCTETRSCRSISEPLDFSADEKLKEKIRTEGSRWEVTLMDTFLNNQNPEPSLDLREKVLEWLQRCDEHSSIGFGTSSNISNLEDPEPRDKT